In Streptomyces sannanensis, the DNA window GGATGAACAGCAGGACGCCCTGCTCAAGCTGATCGCCGAATACGACGGTGGGGTGCTGGTCACCCTCAAGCGGGACGGCAGGCCACAGCTCTCCAATGTGAACCACGCCTACTACCCCGACGAGCGTGTCATCCGCGTCTCCGTCACGGACGACCGAGCCAAGACCAGGAACCTGCGCCGCGATCCGCGCGCGAGCTACCACGTGACCAGCGACGACCGCTGGGCCTGGACCGTCGCCGAGGGAACCGCCGAGTTCAGCCCGGTCGCGGCCGGCCCGTACGACGCGACCGTCGAGGAGCTCATCACGCTCTATCGGGACGTACAGGGAGAGCACCCGGACTGGGACGACTACCGGCGCGCAATGGTCGAGGACCGGCGCCTCGTACTGCGGCTGCACATCGAGAAGGTGTACGGCCAGCCGTGCGGCTGAGTCCTGTCCGGCGTGATCGGCCGCACAGGAACCTGAGGGAACCCCAGCGGTGACGATGGCGTTCCCGCAATGTCATACCCACCGCACACGATGAGACGACACCGAGCCCCTGGAGGTGCTGTGACTGGCGCTGGTTCTCTGTTGCCACTGCGTTCCCGGCTTCGCACACTGAAGCCCACCGCCTTCGGGGCCGACCCCACCGGGGCGCGCATGGAGCGGATCCGGCGCTCGCCGAACTTCGCCGACGGGGTGTTCCAGAACCCCGTGGGTGCCAGGACCCGGCCCTCGGGCTCGGCCCTGGACTTCGCGAAGGTCTACTTCCGCAAGGAGGACCGGGTCCGCCGCGCTCCGGCCGGCGTCATTCCGGTGCACCCCACCACGCTCGCCGACCTCTCCAGGCCGCCCGCCTCGGGCCTGCGCCTCACCTGGATGGGACACTCCAGCGTGCTCGCCGAGATCGACGGGCGGCGGGTGCTCTTCGACCCGGTGTGGGGCGAGCGGTGCTCGCCCTTCGCGTTCGCCGGACCGAAGCGCCTGCATCCGGTGCCCGTGTCGCTCGCCGCACTGGGGCCCGTCGATGTCGTCGTCATCTCGCATGACCACTACGACCATCTCGACCTGCCCACGATCCGCGCGCTCGCGTCGATCGACACCGTCTTCGCCGTGCCGCTCGGCGTCGGTGCGCACCTCGAGCACTGGGGTGTGCCCCCCGGGCACCTGCGCGAACTCGACTGGAACGAGTCCACGGAAGTGGCCGGTACCAGGCTCACCGCCACCCCGGCCCGCCACTTCTGCGGCCGGGGCCTGCGCAACCGGCAGCACACCCTCTGGGCCTCCTGGGTGGTCACCGGGCCAAAGCACCGGATCTATCACAGTGGTGACACGGGCTACTTTCCCGGCTTCAAGGAGATCGGCGCCGAGCACGGCCCGTTCGACGCCACGATGATCCAGATTGGCGCGTACAGCGACTTCTGGCCGGACATCCACATGACGCCCGCCGAGGGTGTACAGGCACACCTCGATCTTCAGGGCAACGACCCGGCTGCCGGCGTGATGCTGCCGATCCACTGGGGGACCTTCAATCTGGCGCCCCATGCCTGGGCGGAGCCGGGTGAGTGGACGAAGGATGCCGCCGAGGAAGCCGGACAAGCGGTGGCGTTTCCTTGGCCCGGTGAGCCCTTCGAACCTGCTGGAAGGCTGCCGGCGGACTCCTGGTGGCGAGTGGTGTCCGCGCCTGTCGCGCGGCCGTGGCGCCGCCCCGGGGGTACGCAGACGGTGCCGGAGGCCGCTCGGGGCGATCTCGACCTTGCGGGCGAGCGGTGACAAGGACGGCTGGCCGGCGGCCGGGCCCGCGGCCCGGAGCGGCCCGCTGCCTCCGAGTTGGGCAGCCGGGTGTGGGGACGGTGAGCGAGCGGTAGCGTGGCGGGCATGGCGGACGAGGCGTATGAGAACCCGCGGCTGGCGGCACTTTACGATCCGCTCGATCCGGACCGCGGAGATCTGGACGTATACGTCGGCGTGGCCGAGAAATTGAATGCACGCCAGGTGCTCGACGTGGGGTGCGGGACGGGTACGTTCGCGCTGATGCTGGCCGACCGCGGGCTGGCGGTGACCGGCGTCGACCCCGCCGCGGCCTCCCTCGATGTCGCGCGGTGCAAGCGGGGCGGCGAGCGGGTGCGCTGGATCCACTGCGACGCGACGGCGCTCCCGGAGATGCGGGTCGACCTCGCCACCATGACCGCCAATGTGGTCCAGGAGATCGTGGACTCGAGGGCGTGGGAGGGCACCCTGCGCGGGATTCACTCCGCGCTGCGGCCGGGCGGTCACCTCGTCTTCGAGACCCGGGACCCGGCCCGGCGGGCGTGGGAGGAGTGGAACCGGGCCGCGACCCACCGCGTCGTCACCGTCGAAGGGGTCGGCCCCGTCGAAACCTGGGTGGATGTCACCGACGTCAGCCGGTCGCTGGTGACCTTCCGCAGCACCGTTGTCTTCACAGCGACTGGTGAGACGCTCACCTCCGATTCGACCCTCCGTTTCCGCGAGCGCGCGGAAGTGGAGGCCGACCTGACTGCGCACGGCTACGTGGTGGACGAGGTCCGCGACGCCCCGGACCGCCCCGGCCGGGAGTTCGTCTTCTTCGCCCGCCGCCCGGAGTGACCGGCAGGAGGCCTCGCCGGCGGCTGCGCCCCTGTGGCAGCCCACAGCTGCCTGCGGCTGACGGAGGCCGGTGCGGGCGTCAGGTCTGGACGGTGAGCCGGTAGAACTCCAGTTGGATGCCGTCCGGGTCGTGGAAAGCGATGGCGTCCCCTGTGGGGTGCTCCACGATGCCGGTGTGCGTGATACCCAGATCATCCAGCTTCTGTGCCTGCGCCCGCATTTCCTCGACGGTGTCGATGGCGAAGGACAGGTGGTCGAGTCCGATACGGCGGGGCGAGACGGGGCTGTCGTCGGCCTGCTCGGTGTGCCGGATCAGGCCGAGGAGCATACCCGCGGGCGTCTTCAGATAGCGGAAGGCGAACCCGTGGACGTCGTTGATGCCGTCCAGGACGCGGACGGCTTCGAGGAGCTCGCTGTACCACTTCTCGGCGCGGTCGAGGTCGCTGACGCTGAGGTCTACGTGCGAAAGGGCGTATCAAGGCATGGGCCGAATCTCTTTCCAATGGGTCGTCGGACAGCGTGGGTGAGTACGGGGGAGACGTCCGGGCGGGTCGCCGCCGTCAGCGCAGTGCCGCCTCGATCCAGGCACACAATTCGTCGGAGGACATGCCGACGACCTGCGTGACGCGCTCGGCCACATGGGGTGGGCCGCCGAGGCCGGTGAACTTCCGTCGCACCAGACCGGCGTGGTGCCGGCGGGTGTGGGGGCCGGCCGCGGCGAGCGGGATCATGCGTTCGCGGGTCGCGGTGCGGCCGTCGGTGAGCCGGACGGTGACACGGGCCCCGGTGAGTTTGCGGGCGTGGGCGAAGTCGCCCTCGTGCCCCCGGGCGTTCCGCGTCCGCCGCCAGAGCGACCGCCTCGGGACCGCCCAAGCTACGCAGCCATGCTTCGGCGTCGGGGCCGGCCCGGCGGACCGCCTCCCCGAAGGGCGCCTCGGAGGTGAACAGGGCCCGGGTCATGGCCGGGTCGTGGACGAGCCGGACCAGGCGAGCGGCCTGCCAGCGGGCCTGCTCGTCACGCCGGGGCGGGGTGAAGTCGCCGACGGAGAGTCCGCCGGTCAGAAAGGCCGTGGCGACGGTGTACGGGGTGTGAAGGACGAGGGCGCCGAGCGGGGCGCCGGGGCCGTGCACGTACCGCTCGGCCGTGCGCTGGGCGGCCAGCGTGTACAGGGAGGTCTCGACGACGATGTCCGCGATGTCGTCGGGGCGTCGGGGGGTCAGTGCCCGGTGCAGATCGAGGGCGCAGTCGATGGCCGCGTCCACGCCGGGCCCACCCGGGTGCATCTTGAAGGAGAGGGTGTCCGTGTGCCAGCGTTCGCCGAGACCGTCCGTGACGGCGCTCGGCAGTGGCACGGTGGCGAACCGGGCCAGGAAGCCGTCCGGGTGTTCCAGCAGGTCGGCCGGGCCCTGGAAGCCGGCGGCCGCCGCGTCGCAGGCGTCCATGGCGGTGCTCACCGGGGCGAAGGCGTTGAACAGGCGGGCGTCGCTGGCCAGGAAGGCCCGCAGGAGCGGCCAGGGCGGCATGGCGAGCGCCAGGCCGAGGGCGTCGGTCCACTGCTTTGCTCCGGCGCCCTCGCAGTGCAGGCGTCCGGCGGTGGCTCCTACGAGGTGGGTGTGCAGGGCGCTGTGCCCGCGCAGCGGGCCCAGGGTCGCCGCCGCGGTGATCCGGGCGGCGCACTCGTTGGCCGCGATGATCGAGGTGAGCAGGGCGGTGCCGTCCAGGCGGCGGTGATGGGCGTAGGCGAGGGGCACGGCGACCGTGGAGTTGGACAGGTGTCCGGCGTAGGCGGTGTCGTCGAGGTTGAGCCAGGAGCCCAGTCCGGCCAGGACACGTGCGGAAGCGCGGGGGTCGTCCTGGAACGGCGGACCGAATCCCTTGACCAGGAGGCGCCCCAGGGGCTGTTCGGCGCCGGCCCGGATGGACGCGAGCTGGGACAGGAGCTGGCTGGCGGCCAGGGCCAGCGTCCGCTCGGGTATGTCCTCGGGGCGCAGCGCGGCGGCCCACCGCGCGAGGGTGGCCAGGGGGGGTTCCGGGGCGCCCGGGCCGTGCGGGGCGGCTGTCGCAGGGCCCGCGGCCGGCGCCGCGGGACGGGCCGTGTTTTCGACGGTCATGCGGCGGCCCCCTCGGCGGGCAGTGCGCCCCACACTGGGATCATGGCGGGCAGGACCTCCAGGGTCATGGCGGGCCCGCCGGCCGACTGGAGTTCCCCGTCGTGCTCGTAGCACAGGGGCAGGCCGTCGAGACGTTCGACGCGGATCGTCCGGCCGCGTGCGTAGACGACGCCGGGGCGGCGCAGGTGGCTGCCGGTGAGGGTCAGTTCGGCGACCTGGGTGGGGTGCACCTCGCCGCCCACGGCGCAGACGTCCAGCAGGCCGTCGTCGGGGACCGACAGGGGAAGTACCAGGTACTGGCCGCCCCGGATGCGTCCGCCGCCGACGTTGGCGAACACGGTCTCGCCCTCGTGGCACACCGCGCCGTCGACGGTGACGCGACCCGGGTAGGCGGTGAACGTCTCCGCGGTGTCGGCCAGGGCGCGTGCGTAGCGCGCGGGGCCGGTCAGCGGGATGCCCCGGGCGGTCTCCAGCGCCTGGGCGATGACGCCGCTGCAGGCGCCGAGGCAGACCAGGGTGCCGGTCTCGATGAGCAGGGCGAGGTCGACGATGCGGCGTTCGGCACCGGCGGGGCCGACGAGTGCCGCGCGGACGGATTCCTGCCAGGGCCGGCAGCCCCAGAGCATCCGGTAGCCGGAGTTGCCGGTGCCCGCCGGAACGATGGCCAGCGCGGCGCCGGCGGGCCGCAGTCCGGCGGTCATGCCCGCGATCACCTCGCCCACTGTGCCGTCTCCGCCGACGGCGATGACAAGGTCCGGTGCGGTTGCCTCCGGCGCGTCCAGTGCCGCGCGCACGATGTCACGGGTGTCGCCGCGGCGCGTGGTGAGACGGATGTCGACGCGTTCGAGACGCGTCCGGCACAGGACGGTGAGTTCCGCCAGGATTTTCGTCCTCATGGTGCCGGCGGCGGGATTGGCGACGATCAGTGCTTTACGGGTGGGGAAAGTGTTCATTTCGTTCGGGGAAAACATCTGAGCGTCATCGGGCATGTCGTCCTCACGAATGCGCGTAAGCAGGAAAAGGATCAACGGCCGGGGTGGGACGAAGGCAGGAGAAGGTGGTCAGGCCCGACCAAAACGAAGTGACCGACAGTCGGTCAATGGATGTCGTCTCAGTGCGGGCCGGTGTCCTCCCCGGCCGTATCCGGCGCCTGCGGCAGCATCAGTCCGGTGTCAGAGGTGGGTCAGAGTGGGCTGGCACGATCATCTTGCTTCGGATGGATACGGACAGTCCGGAGCACAGCAGAACAGGCGAACCATCGCGCCGCGGACTTCTGTGAAATCCCGTAAGGCGCCTTGTTCTCGCGTTCCGGAAATCACTGGGACCGACCGGGAAAGGCCAACATGCTCTCGCCTTCTGGTAATGAGGCAGAAGAACGCAAAGTGCCCCAGCGCAGTTACGAGCTCTACGTCGCCGGCAAGGACATCGAGGGCGAGGGGTGGGTCTACACCGTCAGCGGCAGATCGCTTCTGGAGGACGTCTTCACCAGCGTGACGCTCAAGCGCACCCTGGAGCAGAACGCCGACGCGGCCGAGGCCGCACACCCGTATGTGGTGGGCCGCTGCGCCATCGCCGGCGACGAGGCACTGGACCTGGCGAGCGAGGCCGCGGCGAACGCCGCGCCGGGCTGGGCGGCCATGCCGCTGGAACTCCGTATGCGCCTGGGGCACCGCTTCCGCGAAGAACTCGAGCGCCGCCGCGACGAGTTCATCGACATGCTGATCGCCGAGGCGCACCCGGCCAAACTCGCCCGCTGGGAGCACAGCTCTCTGCTGCAGATCTTCAGCGAGGAGAGCCTCGGCTGGTACCAGCAGCAGATGCACACCGAGTTCCGGCACGGCAACCGCCGGCTGATCGTACGCCGGCAGCCCGACGGGGTCGTCGCCTTCAATCCCCCGCAGAACGCGCCGCTGCCCAGCGCCGCCCTCGGCGTGCTGTGCCTCATGTCCGGGAACTCCGTCATCATGCGCGCCCCGCGCAGTATCGCCCTCAGCACCATGTGGCTGATGCGGGACGTGGTCGCGCCGATCCTCGACGAACTGGGCGCCCCGCCCGGCACACTCAACGCCCTGTGCTCGAATCCCAAGCAGACGCTGGACCGCTGGGTCGCCAGTCCGCTGATCGACGACATCTTCTACATCGGCGGCAGCGCCGAGGGCCTGCGTTTCGAGCAGCAGTGCGTCGCGAACGGCAAGAAGGCCATTCTTGAACTGGCCGGCAACGACAACGTCGTCGTCTGGTCCGACGCCGACATCCCCCGAGCCGTCGAGGCCGTCACGGAGGCCTTCTACGGCTCGGGTCAGATCTGCATGGTGCCCAACGGCGTACTGGTGCACCCTGCCGTCGCCGACGAACTACTCGCCGAGCTCAAGGAGCAGGTCAAGCGCATCCGGCCCGGTTACCCGGAGGAGGAGGACGTCCTTCTCTCCCCGGTCCGGCGCAGCGAGCGGTTCTTCCGCCTCCTGGGCCAGGCCCTGGACCAGGGCGGCGAACTCGTCACCGGCGGGCGCCGTATGGAGGTCGACGGCACACCCTCGGACACCGGCGTCTTCCTTCAGCCCACCGTGGTACGGGTCGACGGCCTGGCCCGCGCCCGGGAGTACGACATCGTCCGCGAGGAGACGTTCTTCCCGCTGATCCCCGTCGTCGTCGCCGAGCCCGCGCCCGACGACGAACTCCTGGCCCGTTTCGTGGACTTCACCAACTCCAACTCCTACGGGCTGCGCAACTCGCTGTGGTCCCGCTCCGACGACGTCATCGACACCTTCGTGCGGCAGGTCACCAACGGCGGACTGCTGAAGATCAACGACTCCCACATGGGATGCGTCCCCTACCTGCCCACCCACGGCGGCACCGGCATGACCGGCGGAGCATTCGGCGAGGCCAACTACCCGATGCTCAAGACCTCCCACCTGCAAGGTGTCAGCATCGCCCGGGACGTGAGCCCTTACGAGGCGGTCTTCGGCGCCTGAGTGCCGACACCCCCATCCCCCATCCCCCCATCCCCTGCTTCTCCCGAACCCACCGGAGGTACCTGTGCGTTCCCTCGACCGAGCCCGTGCCGTCTGCGAGCAGTACCACCCCGGGCTGCTCAAGGCCCTGGAAGAGATCCCGTACGACGACCGTGAGAAGCCCGGCGGCCCGGCCATCGACCTGTTCCGCGCCCACGGTGGCGTCGGTCTGCTGATCCCGGCCGAGTTCGGCGGTCAGGGCGTGACTCCGCTGGAGGCCGTACGGGTGCAGGAGGCTCTGGGCGCGGTCTCCCCGTCGCTCGCCGCCGCCACCACGATGCACCACTTCACCGCCGCCATGCTCTACGCACTGGCCGACCAGCAGGACCGGCTGACCCCGGCCCAGGTGGACCTGCTGCACCGGATCGTGCCGGAACAGAGGCTGATGGCCTCCGGCTGGGCCGAGGGGCGCACCCAGCAGAACATTCTCGCTCCGACCGTGACCGCGGTGCCCGTCGAGGGCGGCTACCGCCTGTCGGGCTCCAAGAAGCCGTGCAGCCTGTCGGGCTCGATGGACCTGCTGACGGCCAGCATCTCCGTACCGGGCGCCGACGGCAGCCCCGAGCTCGCTCTCGCGATCGTGCCGGCCGATTCGGACGGCCTGAGCGTCCACCCCTTCTGGGGCAGCGAGCTGCTGGCCGCCGCCGAGAGCGAAGAGGTACGCCTCCAGGACGTGTTCGTGCCGGAGGAGCTGGTGGTACGCACCTCCGCAGACGACCCGCACCGCCTGGACGATCTCCAGACAGCCGGTTTCATCTGGTTCGTCCTGCTCATCTCCGCCGGGTACACGGGGGCGGCGTCCGCCCTCGTCGAGGACGTCGTCCGCAGGG includes these proteins:
- a CDS encoding PPOX class F420-dependent oxidoreductase, with product MTDEQQDALLKLIAEYDGGVLVTLKRDGRPQLSNVNHAYYPDERVIRVSVTDDRAKTRNLRRDPRASYHVTSDDRWAWTVAEGTAEFSPVAAGPYDATVEELITLYRDVQGEHPDWDDYRRAMVEDRRLVLRLHIEKVYGQPCG
- a CDS encoding MBL fold metallo-hydrolase; protein product: MTGAGSLLPLRSRLRTLKPTAFGADPTGARMERIRRSPNFADGVFQNPVGARTRPSGSALDFAKVYFRKEDRVRRAPAGVIPVHPTTLADLSRPPASGLRLTWMGHSSVLAEIDGRRVLFDPVWGERCSPFAFAGPKRLHPVPVSLAALGPVDVVVISHDHYDHLDLPTIRALASIDTVFAVPLGVGAHLEHWGVPPGHLRELDWNESTEVAGTRLTATPARHFCGRGLRNRQHTLWASWVVTGPKHRIYHSGDTGYFPGFKEIGAEHGPFDATMIQIGAYSDFWPDIHMTPAEGVQAHLDLQGNDPAAGVMLPIHWGTFNLAPHAWAEPGEWTKDAAEEAGQAVAFPWPGEPFEPAGRLPADSWWRVVSAPVARPWRRPGGTQTVPEAARGDLDLAGER
- a CDS encoding class I SAM-dependent methyltransferase, with product MADEAYENPRLAALYDPLDPDRGDLDVYVGVAEKLNARQVLDVGCGTGTFALMLADRGLAVTGVDPAAASLDVARCKRGGERVRWIHCDATALPEMRVDLATMTANVVQEIVDSRAWEGTLRGIHSALRPGGHLVFETRDPARRAWEEWNRAATHRVVTVEGVGPVETWVDVTDVSRSLVTFRSTVVFTATGETLTSDSTLRFRERAEVEADLTAHGYVVDEVRDAPDRPGREFVFFARRPE
- a CDS encoding MmgE/PrpD family protein; amino-acid sequence: MTVENTARPAAPAAGPATAAPHGPGAPEPPLATLARWAAALRPEDIPERTLALAASQLLSQLASIRAGAEQPLGRLLVKGFGPPFQDDPRASARVLAGLGSWLNLDDTAYAGHLSNSTVAVPLAYAHHRRLDGTALLTSIIAANECAARITAAATLGPLRGHSALHTHLVGATAGRLHCEGAGAKQWTDALGLALAMPPWPLLRAFLASDARLFNAFAPVSTAMDACDAAAAGFQGPADLLEHPDGFLARFATVPLPSAVTDGLGERWHTDTLSFKMHPGGPGVDAAIDCALDLHRALTPRRPDDIADIVVETSLYTLAAQRTAERYVHGPGAPLGALVLHTPYTVATAFLTGGLSVGDFTPPRRDEQARWQAARLVRLVHDPAMTRALFTSEAPFGEAVRRAGPDAEAWLRSLGGPEAVALAADAERPGARGRLRPRPQTHRGPCHRPAHRRPHRDPRTHDPARRGRPPHPPAPRRSGATEVHRPRRPTPCGRARHAGRRHVLRRIVCLDRGGTALTAATRPDVSPVLTHAVRRPIGKRFGPCLDTPFRT
- a CDS encoding diacylglycerol/lipid kinase family protein; its protein translation is MNTFPTRKALIVANPAAGTMRTKILAELTVLCRTRLERVDIRLTTRRGDTRDIVRAALDAPEATAPDLVIAVGGDGTVGEVIAGMTAGLRPAGAALAIVPAGTGNSGYRMLWGCRPWQESVRAALVGPAGAERRIVDLALLIETGTLVCLGACSGVIAQALETARGIPLTGPARYARALADTAETFTAYPGRVTVDGAVCHEGETVFANVGGGRIRGGQYLVLPLSVPDDGLLDVCAVGGEVHPTQVAELTLTGSHLRRPGVVYARGRTIRVERLDGLPLCYEHDGELQSAGGPAMTLEVLPAMIPVWGALPAEGAAA
- a CDS encoding aldehyde dehydrogenase family protein, whose protein sequence is MLSPSGNEAEERKVPQRSYELYVAGKDIEGEGWVYTVSGRSLLEDVFTSVTLKRTLEQNADAAEAAHPYVVGRCAIAGDEALDLASEAAANAAPGWAAMPLELRMRLGHRFREELERRRDEFIDMLIAEAHPAKLARWEHSSLLQIFSEESLGWYQQQMHTEFRHGNRRLIVRRQPDGVVAFNPPQNAPLPSAALGVLCLMSGNSVIMRAPRSIALSTMWLMRDVVAPILDELGAPPGTLNALCSNPKQTLDRWVASPLIDDIFYIGGSAEGLRFEQQCVANGKKAILELAGNDNVVVWSDADIPRAVEAVTEAFYGSGQICMVPNGVLVHPAVADELLAELKEQVKRIRPGYPEEEDVLLSPVRRSERFFRLLGQALDQGGELVTGGRRMEVDGTPSDTGVFLQPTVVRVDGLARAREYDIVREETFFPLIPVVVAEPAPDDELLARFVDFTNSNSYGLRNSLWSRSDDVIDTFVRQVTNGGLLKINDSHMGCVPYLPTHGGTGMTGGAFGEANYPMLKTSHLQGVSIARDVSPYEAVFGA
- a CDS encoding acyl-CoA dehydrogenase family protein is translated as MRSLDRARAVCEQYHPGLLKALEEIPYDDREKPGGPAIDLFRAHGGVGLLIPAEFGGQGVTPLEAVRVQEALGAVSPSLAAATTMHHFTAAMLYALADQQDRLTPAQVDLLHRIVPEQRLMASGWAEGRTQQNILAPTVTAVPVEGGYRLSGSKKPCSLSGSMDLLTASISVPGADGSPELALAIVPADSDGLSVHPFWGSELLAAAESEEVRLQDVFVPEELVVRTSADDPHRLDDLQTAGFIWFVLLISAGYTGAASALVEDVVRRERGNPTERAALAIHHEAAVALLEGAARAVQSDVEGEEAVAGALVARYTVQEALVTNANRALELLGGMDFITGSPNARLAASIRPLAFHPPARPAAAEPLLRYFGGGHLDLA